CACTGCCTGCCTGGCCAGCGCGCGACGCTGGCGCGCAGAGCGGATGCCTCGCGCCAGGAACTGCCCGGCGTTAAACAGATAGGTCACATACGCAAACACCATTACCCACATCACCGTCTGAGTATCGGCGCCGAGCCACTGGACGACGAAGTACAGATTGTGGGTGATAATGGCGATCAGATTCCCGAGATCCTCCCAGAAGAACTCCCTGGCCATGAAGTAGTGGTCGAACATATCGTGTTCCCAGAGCATCCCGGTGATCGTCAGGGCCCAGATGAGCGCAATCTTGACCCAGATGCTGATCGTGGTGATCCAGTACCCCTCGCCGGTCATAAGATAGCGAATCACCAGGGCGAAGCTGATGATAAAGACAATGAACTGGATAGGCGCGAGGATGATCTGCACGCGCGTCCAGCGTGAAGCCTCACGACGCCGCAGTTGTTCCGGGGTGTACATCATCGCTCGTGACTCCGCGGGCGAGCGGGTGACCGCCCGGAAAGCGCAGCGCTGCTGAGCGCGCTTTCCGGGCGAGCCGAAATCCATCTCAACCGGCTGCATCCATCGCCAGCACCGTACCGATTTCCTTGCGGGTCAGGCCCTTGAACTCCTGCACGCTGACAGTGCGCAGGATGACAATGGCCAGACCCATTATCACGGCTTCGAAGCCAAAGATCAGCCCGTAGGCCACCGTCGGCGCCAGCGACATTTGCTCGATCAAGATAGTATGGAACGCGCCGCTGAGCACATTGGCGAAGCCGTTGCCAAAGCCCTGGGCCATGCCCCAGATGCCCATGAAGAGCCCGGCCTGCCCCACGAGCGTCATATCCATCATCATGGAGAGCGCGCCGACATCGAACAGGCCGATGCTCAGCCCCATCACGATCAGGCTGGGCAGTATCAACTCCGGACGGTGGGAGAAAGCCGAGAAGGCGATGGCCGCCAGGCTGGCGACGATCCCTACGCCGCCGATGGTGGCGATCAGCTTCTTCGGGATGGGGAACAAGCTACACAGAATGCCGATAATGAGCATGCCGAGCAACGCCCCCGCCCCCCAGACCTGCTGGAAGCGGGCCGTTTCGGCCTGGGTCATTCCGAACACCTCGGCCCCGAACGGCTCCAGGATGGCGTCCTGGAGGAAAATCCCGAAAATGCCAAGAAGAACGAAGAAGAAGAAGCCGCGGACGTGGGGATTGACGGCCATCAAGCGCCGCGCCACGCGAAAGGTCTCAAGGGGCGAGGCCCCCTCGGCGGGCTGCTCGGCGAGGAGCGCAGCGTGCTCCTCCTTGCTGATGCGCCGCTCCATGCCGATCACGCCCAGCAGGGTCGTCACCATGACCACAATCGGCGTCAGATTGTAGAGCTGCTGCATGGCCTCGGGCGAGTAGACCGGCATCATCACCCGCGAGACCCCGGCAGAGACGATTCCGCTGATAATCACCGTGGCCCAGATCACCGCCACCACAAAGCCGCGATCCTTCTCGGTGGTCACCTCGGCCATCAAGGCGTTGGACGAGCTGCCGTTCATCGCCATGGCCACGCCGAAGAGGCCGATGAAGAGGAAGGCCTCAACGGTCGCGACAGGATCGCGCTGTCCCAGGCCAATGGCGATTGAGGGCAGGAAGAGGAAGACCAGCGAGGCTACCAGGGAACTGAGCAGGATATACGGTGTGCGCCGGTAACCGAAGATCGGGTGACGATCGGCCAGGCGTCCCCAGTAGACCTGGAAGAATGAGATAAAATGGTGCATGCCGATCAATGTGGTGACGATCACCGCGATGGCGCCCAGGTCAGCGATGGTGATCCGGTTGAAGTTGAACGTCAGCAGGGCGAACATCCACCCCGCCCCGATCCGCAAGATGGACAGGCGGATGGTCTTGACCAGGAGACGCAGGAGGGCCATACACACTTCCCCTTTCTGCAACAGAGGATGGGGACCAGACGATTGTAGTACAGGCTGTGAACTACAACCATGGTATGAACCTTAAATCGCCTTGTGTTGATATATCGTCGAGGCTGGGGCCTCGTGGAAGGTTCTCAGACGCTGGCGCCCATCGCGCAGACGGAACAAGGGGAAGGTGCGGTTTCACCAGCACAGTAGCGGCATGGCAGGGTACGACGGCCTGAGTATAGCATATGGTAAAAAAGGCCGCAACGTTTGCAAGTTTTGTGCAAAACCTCGATGTATCGCGATGTTGTTTTTATGACATCACCTTGGGCAAAGCCTCGGACGAACGACGCTCCTTCCTCTTTTAGGAGCAATGGATGAAAAGCAACTAACGGATTGCACGCCAGATCGAAAGCGTTCTCCGAGACCATTAAAAACTTGTGCGATCAGCAACAATATTACCCGACGAGTCGCTCGAAAGGAAAGAAAGGCTCTGTTCTTATATTCAAAAAAGCTCCTTTTATGCTATACTGAAAGTCACTGCAAACACGGAGGCGGGCCATGTACGTCCGCTGGGTTGTCCGACGCCATAAGAACCTGCTGAGCGCCGACACCAGCTTCTACGACGCCTACCTGGTCGAAAGCTATCGCGATGATCAGGGGGCGCCCCGTCAGCGTACTATCTGTTACCTGGGCAACATCCGTAAAATCGGCGATCAGTTCCCGACCATCGAGCGCGAACTGTTTCTCCTCCGCGCCGAACGCATTCTCGACTCCATCGCCGAACTGAGCGATAGCGACCGCGCCGAAGCCATGGAGGCGCTGCGCCAGAAAGTCCCTCCCCTGACCCGTGAGGAGGTACTGGCGGCCTTTACCGAGAATCTGCGCTGGTACCGGCGCTGGTGGGAGCAGCATGGCGGCAGCCCCTCTGATGAAGAATTGCTGGCCCTGGTGCAACTGGCTCGCGGGCGTGTCGGGCCGCTCTAGCGCGCTTGCCGCCTGCGGGCGACCCCCGACGCTTCCAGCCGGCGTCACGCCGATGCGCGAACGAGTCGCCCCCTATGGCGTACGATCGCTGTATGCCGCTTGATCTCCCACGTTATGAAGGGTACATCCTTCGCCGGTTAGAAACGGTAAAAAGCTGTTCCGCGGCGGTTACAGTGTCTTCACCGGCCGCCCCGGCCCCGCAGGTCGCACTGTCTTGCGGCGCCGCGCCGTTGACACCGCCTCCGCGGCGCCCATCAGACAGGTTGACGCTTCTCCGCCCTTCTGCTACTCTTCCTCTTCGAGACCTGCGCGGCAGTATGCCGTGGCGCTCATTCCTGCCGTTTCGAATGGCGGATTGCCATATCCGGCGTTCCAGAGCGACCTGGCCTGCCGCGCATGCCTCAACCGGAACTGGCATAAGCAAGGAGCAACCGACGTGCGGATCGCCATCACCGGCGC
This region of Chloroflexaceae bacterium genomic DNA includes:
- the bchF gene encoding 2-vinyl bacteriochlorophyllide hydratase yields the protein MQPVEMDFGSPGKRAQQRCAFRAVTRSPAESRAMMYTPEQLRRREASRWTRVQIILAPIQFIVFIISFALVIRYLMTGEGYWITTISIWVKIALIWALTITGMLWEHDMFDHYFMAREFFWEDLGNLIAIITHNLYFVVQWLGADTQTVMWVMVFAYVTYLFNAGQFLARGIRSARQRRALARQAVNLGASTQD
- a CDS encoding BCD family MFS transporter, with product MALLRLLVKTIRLSILRIGAGWMFALLTFNFNRITIADLGAIAVIVTTLIGMHHFISFFQVYWGRLADRHPIFGYRRTPYILLSSLVASLVFLFLPSIAIGLGQRDPVATVEAFLFIGLFGVAMAMNGSSSNALMAEVTTEKDRGFVVAVIWATVIISGIVSAGVSRVMMPVYSPEAMQQLYNLTPIVVMVTTLLGVIGMERRISKEEHAALLAEQPAEGASPLETFRVARRLMAVNPHVRGFFFFVLLGIFGIFLQDAILEPFGAEVFGMTQAETARFQQVWGAGALLGMLIIGILCSLFPIPKKLIATIGGVGIVASLAAIAFSAFSHRPELILPSLIVMGLSIGLFDVGALSMMMDMTLVGQAGLFMGIWGMAQGFGNGFANVLSGAFHTILIEQMSLAPTVAYGLIFGFEAVIMGLAIVILRTVSVQEFKGLTRKEIGTVLAMDAAG